From the genome of Epinephelus lanceolatus isolate andai-2023 chromosome 23, ASM4190304v1, whole genome shotgun sequence, one region includes:
- the ovch1 gene encoding ovochymase-1 isoform X1, with product MMLLLSVMCLLLSDVTSNHLNVTVNETLQGHETFSGLFGFTELSGVRPFSPEQEQESRIIGGQEAWAHSWPWQVSLCFASMPACGGAVIGSMWVVSAAHCFKRYNKASFWTVLAGKHDLDNPHEPGQQLVGVAMIINHHGYNTRTKERDMALLKLQQPLVFNQFVRPINIWLTPLPPFKKCTITGWGSTRENGARVNRLQEVNVTILPLDVCNHYYRGRMRPSMFCAGREEGGADACQGDSGGPLSCFTGSRYELAGLVSWGIGCGRARRPGVYARLQLQIQWMSDIMSDPGIMYADEITAEENRCGKQQQRSSCQTPPGLAVLSVSQDGDVSVGNLTESCPFFWPWQVSLQSNGRHYCSGALIHRRWVLTAQHCSARAKEDVVVLGAHDLRFSSSQTVPVDEVFNLPQDGSFPPKSDLSLLRLSVPARFSSDVSPVCVPDEDEELDDSWSCVTTGWGTPRATADVDPERLHHVMLTLVNQTSCREKWGGGLITDSHICTHPAGSASCMGDSGAPLLCRKRGAYFLFGVVTWGSRRCDADKPAIFSRVSDYHSWITELTEDI from the exons atgatgctgctgctgtctgtcatgTGTCTGCTGCTCTCAG ACGTGACGTCGAATCATCTGAATGTGACAGTGAATGAAACTCTGCAGGGACATGAGACGTTCTCTGGACTCTTTGGATTCACAG AGCTGTCGGGGGTTCGTCCCTTCAGTccggagcaggagcaggagtcCAGGATCATCGGGGGTCAGGAGGCCTGGGCTCACTCGTGGCCCTGGCAGGTGTCTCTTTGCTTCGCCTCCATGCCGGCCTGCGGAGGAGCCGTCATCGGCTCCATGTGGGTCGTCTCTGCCGCTCACTGCTTcaagag GTACAACAAAGCTTCCTTCTGGACGGTCCTGGCTGGAAAACACGACCTGGATAATCCTCACGAACCGGGACAACAG ctggtTGGAGTCGCCATGATCATCAACCATCACGGCTACAACACTCGCACCAAAGAGAGAGACATGGCGCtgctgaagctgcagcagccGCTCGTCTTCAACCAGTTCGTCAGACCCATCAACATCTGGCTGACCCCACTGCCGCCCTTCAAGAAGTGCACCATCACCGGCTGGGGCTCCACCCGAGAGA atgGAGCTCGAGTGAACAGACTGCAGGAGGTGAACGTCACCATCCTGCCCCTTGATGTCTGTAACCACTACTACCGCGGCAGGATGAGACCTTCCATGTTCTGTGCTGggagggaagaaggaggagCTGATGCGTGCCAG ggGGACTCTGGAGGTCCTCTGTCCTGCTTCACCGGCAGCAGGTACGAGCTGGCAGGTTTGGTGAGTTGGGGGATCGGCTGTGGACGAGCCAGGCGACCAGGAGTCTACGCCAGACTCCAGCTACAAATTCAGTGGATGTCTGACATCATGA GTGATCCAGGTATCATGTATGCTGATGAAATCACAGCTGAAG AGAACAGGTGtgggaagcagcagcagaggtccAGCTGTCAGACACCTCCAGGCCTCGCTGTTCTCTCAGTGTCCCAGGACGGTGACGTGTCTGTGGGGAACTTAACAGAGTCTTGCCCCTTCTTCTGGCCCTGGCAGGTCAGCCTGCAATCCAACGGACGCCACTACTGCAGTGGAGCACTGATCCACCGCCGCTGGGTCCTCACCGCACAGCACTGCAGTGCCAG AGCTAAAGAGGACGTGGTGGTTCTGGGAGCTCATGACCTCCGCTTCTCATCGTCTCAAACCGTCCCTGTGGACGAGGTCTTCAACCTGCCGCAGGATGGCAGCTTCCCCCCGAAATCTGACCTGTCGCTGCTCCGCCTCAGCGTGCCCGCCAGATTCA GCTCTGACGTGTCTCCAGTTTGTGTCCCTGATGAAGACGAGGAGCTCGATGACAGCTGGTCCTGTGTCACGACAGGCTGGGGAACCCCGAGAGCAACAG CGGACGTTGATCCGGAGCGGCTGCATCACGTCATGCTGACTCTGGTGAACCAGACGAGCTGCAGGGAGAAATGGGGAGGAGGACTCATCACTGACTCCCACATCTGTACACATCCTGCAGGCTCCGCCTCCTGCATG GGCGACTCTGGAGCTCCGCTGCTGTGTCGGAAACGTGGTGCCTACTTCCTGTTTGGCGTGGTGACGTGGGGCAGCAGGCGGTGTGATGCAGACAAACCGGCCATCTTCTCCAGAGTATCTGATTACCACTCGTGGATTACTGAGCTGACTGAAGACATCTGA
- the ovch1 gene encoding ovochymase-1 isoform X2 — MPACGGAVIGSMWVVSAAHCFKRYNKASFWTVLAGKHDLDNPHEPGQQLVGVAMIINHHGYNTRTKERDMALLKLQQPLVFNQFVRPINIWLTPLPPFKKCTITGWGSTRENGARVNRLQEVNVTILPLDVCNHYYRGRMRPSMFCAGREEGGADACQGDSGGPLSCFTGSRYELAGLVSWGIGCGRARRPGVYARLQLQIQWMSDIMSDPGIMYADEITAEENRCGKQQQRSSCQTPPGLAVLSVSQDGDVSVGNLTESCPFFWPWQVSLQSNGRHYCSGALIHRRWVLTAQHCSARAKEDVVVLGAHDLRFSSSQTVPVDEVFNLPQDGSFPPKSDLSLLRLSVPARFSSDVSPVCVPDEDEELDDSWSCVTTGWGTPRATADVDPERLHHVMLTLVNQTSCREKWGGGLITDSHICTHPAGSASCMGDSGAPLLCRKRGAYFLFGVVTWGSRRCDADKPAIFSRVSDYHSWITELTEDI; from the exons ATGCCGGCCTGCGGAGGAGCCGTCATCGGCTCCATGTGGGTCGTCTCTGCCGCTCACTGCTTcaagag GTACAACAAAGCTTCCTTCTGGACGGTCCTGGCTGGAAAACACGACCTGGATAATCCTCACGAACCGGGACAACAG ctggtTGGAGTCGCCATGATCATCAACCATCACGGCTACAACACTCGCACCAAAGAGAGAGACATGGCGCtgctgaagctgcagcagccGCTCGTCTTCAACCAGTTCGTCAGACCCATCAACATCTGGCTGACCCCACTGCCGCCCTTCAAGAAGTGCACCATCACCGGCTGGGGCTCCACCCGAGAGA atgGAGCTCGAGTGAACAGACTGCAGGAGGTGAACGTCACCATCCTGCCCCTTGATGTCTGTAACCACTACTACCGCGGCAGGATGAGACCTTCCATGTTCTGTGCTGggagggaagaaggaggagCTGATGCGTGCCAG ggGGACTCTGGAGGTCCTCTGTCCTGCTTCACCGGCAGCAGGTACGAGCTGGCAGGTTTGGTGAGTTGGGGGATCGGCTGTGGACGAGCCAGGCGACCAGGAGTCTACGCCAGACTCCAGCTACAAATTCAGTGGATGTCTGACATCATGA GTGATCCAGGTATCATGTATGCTGATGAAATCACAGCTGAAG AGAACAGGTGtgggaagcagcagcagaggtccAGCTGTCAGACACCTCCAGGCCTCGCTGTTCTCTCAGTGTCCCAGGACGGTGACGTGTCTGTGGGGAACTTAACAGAGTCTTGCCCCTTCTTCTGGCCCTGGCAGGTCAGCCTGCAATCCAACGGACGCCACTACTGCAGTGGAGCACTGATCCACCGCCGCTGGGTCCTCACCGCACAGCACTGCAGTGCCAG AGCTAAAGAGGACGTGGTGGTTCTGGGAGCTCATGACCTCCGCTTCTCATCGTCTCAAACCGTCCCTGTGGACGAGGTCTTCAACCTGCCGCAGGATGGCAGCTTCCCCCCGAAATCTGACCTGTCGCTGCTCCGCCTCAGCGTGCCCGCCAGATTCA GCTCTGACGTGTCTCCAGTTTGTGTCCCTGATGAAGACGAGGAGCTCGATGACAGCTGGTCCTGTGTCACGACAGGCTGGGGAACCCCGAGAGCAACAG CGGACGTTGATCCGGAGCGGCTGCATCACGTCATGCTGACTCTGGTGAACCAGACGAGCTGCAGGGAGAAATGGGGAGGAGGACTCATCACTGACTCCCACATCTGTACACATCCTGCAGGCTCCGCCTCCTGCATG GGCGACTCTGGAGCTCCGCTGCTGTGTCGGAAACGTGGTGCCTACTTCCTGTTTGGCGTGGTGACGTGGGGCAGCAGGCGGTGTGATGCAGACAAACCGGCCATCTTCTCCAGAGTATCTGATTACCACTCGTGGATTACTGAGCTGACTGAAGACATCTGA